Proteins co-encoded in one Streptomyces sp. NBC_01283 genomic window:
- a CDS encoding zinc-dependent alcohol dehydrogenase family protein — MRGAMIYAPGDIRFETLEDPKILNPTDAIIRTAVTCVCGSDLWPYRGSEPTDAPHPMGHEYVGFVEEVGSEVTAVKPGQFVIGSFATSDNTCANCRNGFQSNCLHREFMSTCQADYVRIPNAQGTLVATDQVPGEELWPSLLAVSDVMGTGWWAADAAEVKPGSTAVVVGDGAVGLCAVIAAKEMGAERIIAMSRHASRQQLAREFGATDIVAERGEEGVARIMELTGGIGADSVLECVGTAQAMQQALHSARPGGNVGFVGVPHDVAVDGQELFFSHVGLRGGPAPVRRYLPDLIGLVQSGRIDPGKVFDLTLPLNEVAEGYRAMDERRAIKALLKP; from the coding sequence ATGCGCGGCGCAATGATCTACGCCCCCGGCGACATCCGCTTCGAGACGCTGGAAGACCCGAAGATCCTCAATCCGACCGACGCGATCATCCGCACGGCGGTGACGTGTGTGTGCGGATCGGATCTGTGGCCCTACCGCGGCTCCGAGCCGACGGACGCGCCGCATCCAATGGGCCACGAGTACGTCGGCTTCGTCGAGGAGGTCGGCTCCGAGGTCACAGCGGTCAAGCCGGGCCAGTTCGTGATCGGCTCGTTCGCCACCTCGGACAACACCTGCGCAAACTGCAGGAACGGCTTCCAGTCCAACTGCCTGCACCGCGAATTCATGTCCACCTGCCAGGCCGATTACGTCCGCATCCCCAATGCCCAGGGCACCCTGGTCGCCACCGACCAGGTGCCGGGCGAGGAGCTGTGGCCGAGCCTGCTGGCGGTCTCCGACGTCATGGGCACCGGCTGGTGGGCCGCGGACGCGGCCGAAGTGAAGCCCGGCTCGACCGCCGTGGTGGTCGGGGACGGCGCGGTCGGCCTGTGCGCCGTGATCGCCGCCAAGGAGATGGGCGCCGAGCGCATCATCGCCATGTCCCGCCACGCCTCCCGGCAGCAGCTGGCCCGCGAGTTCGGCGCCACCGACATCGTCGCCGAGCGCGGCGAGGAGGGCGTGGCCCGGATCATGGAGCTGACCGGCGGGATCGGCGCCGACAGTGTGCTGGAGTGCGTCGGCACCGCCCAGGCCATGCAGCAGGCCCTGCACTCCGCCCGGCCCGGCGGGAACGTCGGCTTCGTCGGCGTCCCCCACGATGTCGCGGTCGACGGCCAGGAGCTGTTCTTCTCCCACGTCGGCCTGCGCGGTGGTCCCGCCCCCGTACGCCGCTACCTGCCCGACCTCATCGGCCTCGTGCAGTCGGGCCGGATCGACCCGGGCAAGGTCTTCGACCTCACCCTGCCGCTCAACGAGGTCGCCGAGGGCTACCGGGCGATGGACGAGCGCCGTGCCATCAAGGCCCTCCTGAAGCCCTGA
- a CDS encoding FG-GAP and VCBS repeat-containing protein — MRISTTTSLATCLVAGLVPLALPAAAASAAPAKHGDDFNGDGYRDYAYSSFSARGGGGVTVVFGTAAGPGSRQQRITQTSPGVPGTDEADDMFGEVRAAADFDGDGYGDLAVAATGENGFQGAVTILWGSASGLSKGTTLPNKNPGRNNYMGQDLATGDFNGDGKQDLAVINESMTYVYRGPLKRSGTTGTVTKLDKTTSFYASALISGKVNGDKKTDLAIIGDVVSSENIASDVWFIKGGANSLTPGKSLRLESQSGNGGSSERGGDGVIADFDKDGYGDIAIGTSLYSKHKGRVSVWYGASGGPSQSARLTQSTSGVAGSPENRDEFGSSVSAGDVNGDGYADLAVGVRGEEIDGQDYAGGVHVFKGRASGLSGAGSQWFARNTPGVPGPLAADDQFGGLVRLRDTNGDGKADLHVSAFDSLRLPGSAGGITTAGATEYDAAPIDSFLQ; from the coding sequence ATGCGCATCAGCACAACCACCTCGCTCGCCACCTGCCTGGTGGCGGGCCTCGTCCCCCTCGCCCTGCCCGCCGCGGCAGCAAGTGCCGCGCCCGCGAAGCACGGTGACGACTTCAACGGCGACGGCTATCGCGACTACGCGTATTCGAGCTTCAGCGCCAGAGGGGGCGGCGGCGTCACCGTGGTCTTCGGGACAGCTGCCGGGCCCGGATCCAGACAGCAGCGCATCACCCAGACGAGCCCCGGCGTGCCCGGCACCGACGAGGCCGACGACATGTTCGGCGAGGTACGGGCCGCCGCGGACTTCGACGGTGACGGATACGGCGACCTCGCGGTGGCGGCAACCGGCGAGAACGGCTTCCAGGGCGCCGTGACGATCCTGTGGGGCTCCGCCTCCGGCCTGTCCAAGGGCACGACTCTCCCGAACAAGAACCCGGGCCGCAACAACTACATGGGGCAGGACCTGGCGACCGGCGACTTCAACGGCGACGGCAAGCAGGACCTGGCTGTCATCAACGAATCCATGACCTACGTCTACCGCGGCCCGCTCAAGCGCTCCGGCACCACCGGCACCGTGACCAAGCTCGACAAGACAACGTCCTTCTACGCCTCGGCCCTGATCTCCGGCAAGGTCAACGGCGACAAGAAGACCGACCTCGCGATCATCGGCGACGTGGTCAGCTCCGAAAACATCGCGTCCGACGTCTGGTTCATCAAGGGCGGCGCGAACTCGCTCACCCCGGGCAAGAGCCTGCGCCTGGAGTCCCAGTCCGGCAACGGCGGCAGCTCCGAGCGCGGCGGCGACGGTGTCATCGCCGACTTCGACAAGGACGGCTATGGCGACATCGCCATCGGCACCTCCCTCTACTCGAAGCACAAGGGCCGCGTCAGCGTCTGGTACGGCGCCTCCGGCGGCCCGTCCCAAAGCGCCCGCCTCACCCAGTCGACGAGCGGCGTCGCCGGTTCCCCGGAGAATCGCGACGAGTTCGGTTCATCCGTCTCGGCGGGCGACGTCAACGGCGACGGCTACGCGGATCTCGCGGTCGGCGTGCGGGGCGAGGAGATCGACGGACAGGACTACGCGGGCGGCGTGCACGTCTTCAAGGGGCGGGCGAGCGGCCTGTCCGGTGCCGGTTCGCAGTGGTTCGCCCGCAACACCCCTGGTGTGCCGGGCCCGTTGGCGGCTGACGACCAGTTCGGTGGCCTGGTCCGGCTGCGCGACACGAACGGTGACGGAAAAGCCGACCTGCATGTGAGCGCCTTCGACTCTCTGCGGCTGCCCGGCTCAGCCGGCGGCATCACCACAGCGGGCGCGACGGAATACGACGCGGCGCCCATCGACAGCTTCTTGCAGTAA
- a CDS encoding helix-turn-helix transcriptional regulator yields MDNQAEVREFLTSRRAKITPEQAGLPSGSRRRVPGLRRSEVAALADMSVEYYSKLERGNLAGASPAVLEALARALQLDDAERAHLLNLAHTADGSEALTRPRRRSPQWKAHRSLQWVLDAVTAGPAFVRNGRMDILATNHLARAFYDDLYVTPHNQANLARFNFLDPASRRFYPDWDQAADVAVSILRTEAGRNPHDKGLHDLVGELSTRSDDFRTRWGAHNVRHHGTGTKRFHHHGVGELTLAYEGLEMAAEPGLTLTVYTAEPGSPSEEGLRLLASWAATRDADATEPYASS; encoded by the coding sequence GTGGACAACCAAGCAGAGGTCCGCGAGTTCCTGACCTCGCGGCGAGCCAAGATCACCCCCGAGCAGGCGGGCCTGCCCTCCGGCAGCCGGCGCCGGGTTCCCGGCCTGCGCAGGAGCGAGGTCGCCGCCCTGGCCGACATGAGCGTGGAGTACTACTCCAAACTCGAACGCGGCAACCTCGCCGGCGCCTCCCCGGCCGTCCTGGAAGCCCTCGCCCGCGCCCTTCAACTGGATGACGCCGAACGTGCTCACCTGCTGAACCTCGCCCACACAGCGGACGGCTCCGAGGCCCTCACGCGCCCCCGGCGGCGCAGCCCGCAGTGGAAGGCGCACCGCAGCCTGCAATGGGTCCTGGACGCCGTCACCGCCGGCCCGGCCTTCGTCCGCAACGGCCGCATGGACATCCTCGCCACGAATCACCTCGCCCGCGCCTTCTACGACGACCTCTATGTCACTCCCCACAATCAGGCCAACCTGGCCCGCTTCAACTTTCTAGACCCCGCCTCACGGCGCTTCTACCCCGACTGGGACCAGGCCGCCGATGTTGCCGTGTCGATCCTGCGCACCGAAGCCGGCCGCAACCCCCACGACAAGGGCCTGCACGACCTCGTCGGCGAGCTCTCCACCCGCAGCGACGACTTCCGCACCCGCTGGGGCGCCCACAACGTCCGCCACCACGGCACCGGCACCAAACGCTTCCACCACCACGGCGTCGGCGAGCTGACCCTCGCCTACGAAGGACTGGAGATGGCCGCCGAACCCGGCCTCACCCTCACCGTCTACACCGCCGAGCCCGGCTCACCCTCCGAAGAGGGGCTGCGCCTCCTCGCGTCCTGGGCCGCGACCCGAGATGCCGACGCCACGGAGCCCTACGCGTCGAGCTGA
- a CDS encoding DUF1330 domain-containing protein translates to MAKGYWVSVYPSDSGPEGLAAYDKLAGPAVQAGGGRLLSLLPSRGGRVVAHEAGITQRVVLIEFDSFEQAVAAYESEAYQKALVALPDGFERDFRIIEGIG, encoded by the coding sequence ATGGCTAAGGGTTACTGGGTCAGTGTCTACCCCTCCGATTCCGGTCCCGAGGGGCTGGCTGCCTACGACAAGCTGGCCGGTCCGGCTGTGCAGGCTGGAGGCGGGCGCCTCCTGTCCCTCCTCCCGTCCCGTGGCGGTCGAGTCGTCGCCCACGAGGCCGGAATCACGCAACGCGTCGTTCTGATCGAGTTCGACAGCTTTGAACAGGCCGTCGCGGCATACGAGAGCGAGGCGTACCAGAAGGCGCTGGTGGCCCTCCCCGACGGCTTCGAGCGCGACTTCCGCATCATCGAAGGCATCGGCTGA
- a CDS encoding twin-arginine translocase TatA/TatE family subunit — MFGLSEIAIILTVVILVFGAKNLPELARSAGKSARILNAESKAMKEKENRSKPPSAGRQHRHPKFCTERSSRRLRRGPTPGSRTRAARARSAS; from the coding sequence GTGTTCGGACTGAGCGAAATAGCGATCATCCTCACCGTCGTCATCCTCGTCTTCGGTGCCAAGAATCTCCCCGAACTGGCGCGCTCCGCAGGCAAGTCGGCCCGCATCCTCAATGCCGAGTCCAAGGCCATGAAGGAAAAGGAGAACAGGAGCAAGCCGCCGTCGGCGGGCAGGCAGCACCGCCACCCCAAGTTCTGCACGGAGAGGTCATCCCGCCGCCTGCGCCGAGGCCCGACTCCAGGCAGTCGCACCAGGGCGGCCCGCGCTAGAAGCGCATCCTGA
- a CDS encoding sensor histidine kinase, with product MTLDHLQARVRALPQRWADLLVVVVVGVFTGADLAVNAPGYRQADWFSWVLVALSLSALMWRRKWPAAVASVTGAACAGWALYGHIGELLNLPVIVALYTVAVRGSRRRTAWVALIAAGASGMIALAVGKDVVNPQGLPVLEMVWPLVPLLLGEVVRMRQQLLAGYAERAVRAEADREREAARRVHEERTRIARELHDVVAHTVAAMTVQAGVALDALDRKPEVARAAMRTVRDAGKEAVRELRATVTVLREPGGESTAPAPGVDRIPDLVKTFTGGGTEITLQQDVRDPAGIPRMVDLAAYRIVQEALTNVVKHAHARHTAVSVGRWERWLCVEVVDDGTGDCGQETADGFGLIGMEERASAVGGSIEYGPLAEGGFRVRAELPMDTTPGEGSRS from the coding sequence ATGACCCTCGACCACTTACAGGCCCGTGTCCGGGCGCTGCCGCAGCGATGGGCGGACCTGCTGGTCGTGGTTGTCGTCGGAGTGTTCACCGGGGCGGACTTGGCGGTGAACGCGCCCGGGTACCGGCAGGCCGACTGGTTCTCCTGGGTGCTGGTCGCGCTGTCTCTGTCCGCGCTGATGTGGCGCAGGAAGTGGCCCGCTGCAGTGGCCTCGGTGACGGGAGCCGCGTGCGCGGGCTGGGCGCTGTACGGGCACATCGGGGAGTTGCTGAACCTGCCGGTGATCGTCGCGCTGTACACCGTCGCGGTCCGCGGCAGTCGGCGTCGTACTGCATGGGTGGCGTTGATCGCGGCGGGTGCGTCCGGGATGATCGCCCTGGCCGTGGGCAAGGACGTGGTCAATCCGCAGGGACTGCCGGTCCTGGAGATGGTGTGGCCGCTCGTGCCTCTGCTGCTGGGTGAAGTGGTGCGCATGCGGCAGCAGTTGCTGGCCGGGTACGCGGAGCGAGCTGTACGCGCCGAGGCCGACCGGGAGCGTGAGGCGGCGCGCCGCGTGCACGAAGAGCGGACACGCATCGCCCGGGAACTGCACGATGTGGTGGCGCACACCGTGGCGGCCATGACGGTGCAGGCCGGGGTCGCCCTGGACGCCCTGGACCGAAAGCCCGAAGTGGCACGAGCAGCCATGCGCACAGTGCGTGACGCGGGCAAGGAGGCCGTACGGGAACTGCGCGCCACGGTCACCGTGCTGCGCGAGCCGGGCGGCGAGAGCACTGCCCCGGCTCCTGGGGTCGACCGGATCCCGGACCTGGTGAAGACGTTCACGGGCGGCGGGACCGAGATCACGCTGCAGCAGGATGTCCGGGATCCGGCCGGCATCCCGCGCATGGTCGATCTCGCCGCCTACCGGATCGTGCAGGAAGCACTCACCAACGTGGTGAAGCACGCCCACGCTCGGCACACGGCCGTCTCGGTCGGCCGATGGGAGCGATGGCTGTGCGTCGAGGTCGTGGACGACGGCACGGGGGACTGCGGCCAGGAAACCGCGGACGGGTTCGGGCTGATCGGCATGGAGGAGCGGGCATCTGCGGTCGGTGGCAGCATCGAGTACGGGCCGCTGGCCGAAGGGGGTTTCCGCGTGCGGGCCGAGCTGCCGATGGACACGACACCCGGTGAGGGGAGCCGTTCATGA
- a CDS encoding alpha/beta hydrolase, giving the protein MINESLINTVFVLVHGAWHSSGQWAATQRALSGLGAASVAVDLPGHGFDAPLPTGYLLPGQPGLLTEKSQLATVTMDDCAETVLNVLRQVRHHRTVVLVAHSAGGGPASLAAERAPELVDRIVYLSAFVPGGRPRFFDYLGSPENATALGQNLNLGDPGALGAVRINPLSPDPAYLDELRETHYHDTPLDRFDRWRSALSPDLPLAIPTAPVTLTAARWGRVARTFLRCAEDRALAPAAQDLMIAEADRAFPGNPFTVQTLPGSHSPFAARPVELAAALAS; this is encoded by the coding sequence ATGATCAATGAATCTCTGATCAACACCGTCTTCGTTCTCGTGCACGGCGCCTGGCACAGCTCTGGACAGTGGGCGGCGACGCAGCGCGCGCTGAGCGGACTGGGCGCGGCGAGCGTGGCCGTCGACCTGCCGGGGCACGGTTTCGACGCGCCCCTGCCCACCGGCTACCTGCTGCCCGGACAGCCCGGCCTGCTGACCGAGAAGTCGCAGCTCGCCACCGTGACGATGGACGACTGCGCCGAAACCGTACTCAACGTCCTGCGCCAGGTGCGCCACCACCGCACCGTCGTGCTCGTCGCGCACAGCGCGGGCGGCGGTCCCGCGTCCCTGGCCGCGGAGCGGGCGCCCGAGCTGGTGGACCGGATCGTCTACCTGTCCGCGTTCGTCCCGGGCGGACGGCCGCGGTTCTTCGACTACTTGGGCTCACCCGAGAACGCCACCGCGCTGGGCCAGAACCTGAACCTCGGCGACCCCGGGGCCCTGGGCGCCGTACGGATCAATCCGCTCTCACCGGATCCCGCCTACCTCGACGAACTGCGCGAAACCCACTACCACGACACCCCCCTGGACCGCTTCGACCGGTGGCGGTCCGCGCTGAGCCCCGATCTCCCCCTGGCGATCCCGACGGCTCCCGTCACCCTGACCGCAGCACGGTGGGGACGCGTTGCGCGAACCTTCCTGCGCTGTGCCGAGGACCGGGCGCTGGCACCGGCCGCGCAGGACCTGATGATCGCGGAAGCCGACCGGGCCTTTCCCGGCAACCCGTTCACCGTGCAGACCCTGCCCGGCAGCCACAGCCCGTTCGCCGCCCGGCCGGTCGAGCTCGCCGCGGCCCTGGCCTCATGA
- a CDS encoding VOC family protein — protein sequence MSTIQPVILTADQDVLLGFYTKLFGAEEIFRVPEEGPTFYLGLRIGDTDLGLVAKENAGTGAAPRILLSIGVDDVDETLARVQALGGSVSGGANDMPWGQRVAHIKDPDGNPVNLTQPTPAR from the coding sequence ATGTCCACCATCCAGCCCGTGATCCTGACTGCCGACCAGGACGTTCTGCTCGGCTTCTATACGAAATTGTTCGGCGCGGAGGAGATCTTCCGGGTACCGGAGGAAGGCCCCACCTTCTACCTCGGCCTACGCATCGGCGACACCGACCTCGGGCTGGTGGCCAAGGAGAACGCGGGGACCGGGGCAGCACCGCGGATCCTTCTCAGCATCGGTGTCGACGACGTCGATGAGACGCTCGCCCGGGTGCAGGCGCTCGGCGGCTCGGTCAGCGGAGGCGCCAACGACATGCCGTGGGGACAGCGTGTCGCCCACATCAAGGACCCCGACGGCAACCCGGTGAACCTCACTCAGCCGACCCCGGCCCGTTGA
- a CDS encoding ABC transporter ATP-binding protein — protein sequence MIEATELTKRYGDKAAVDGLSFTVQPGRVTGFLGPNGAGKSTTMRLVLGLDAPTRGRVTVAGHRYGELRAPLRTVGSLLDAKGVHGGRTAYQHLAGLAASNGLPRRRVEEVLELVGLPPATARKRTKGFSLGMGQRLGIAAALIGDPEVLILDEPVNGLDTEGIRWIRDLMKSLATQGRTVFLSSHLMSEMELTADHLIVIGKGRLLADTTVRDFIASHSRARTYVRAPEAEKLRALLQAKGAQVSLAPRGGWRVAGPDAAAIGDLARDHGLAVHELAPAHSSLEEVYTALARDAAEYTTPMATEVPR from the coding sequence ATGATCGAGGCAACGGAACTGACCAAACGATACGGCGACAAAGCCGCCGTGGACGGCCTGTCCTTCACCGTGCAGCCAGGACGCGTGACGGGCTTCCTGGGCCCCAACGGCGCGGGCAAATCCACCACCATGCGGCTCGTCCTGGGCCTGGACGCCCCGACCCGGGGCCGCGTGACGGTGGCCGGCCACCGGTACGGTGAGCTGCGCGCGCCGCTGCGCACCGTCGGCTCCTTGCTGGACGCGAAGGGCGTGCACGGCGGGCGCACCGCTTACCAGCACCTGGCCGGGCTCGCTGCGAGCAACGGCTTGCCGCGCCGTCGCGTCGAGGAGGTCCTGGAGCTGGTCGGGCTGCCACCCGCCACAGCCCGCAAGCGCACCAAGGGTTTCTCCCTCGGCATGGGCCAAAGACTGGGCATCGCCGCCGCGTTGATCGGCGACCCGGAGGTCCTCATCCTCGACGAGCCGGTCAACGGTCTCGACACCGAGGGCATCCGCTGGATCCGTGACCTGATGAAGTCCCTTGCCACGCAAGGCCGTACGGTCTTCCTCTCCAGCCACCTGATGAGCGAGATGGAGCTGACCGCCGACCACCTCATCGTGATCGGCAAGGGCCGGCTCCTCGCCGACACCACGGTCCGCGACTTCATCGCCTCCCACTCCCGCGCGCGCACCTACGTCCGCGCCCCGGAAGCCGAGAAGCTACGGGCCCTGCTGCAGGCCAAGGGGGCCCAGGTGAGCCTCGCCCCGCGTGGCGGATGGCGGGTGGCAGGGCCGGACGCCGCCGCGATCGGTGACCTGGCCCGCGACCACGGCCTTGCTGTCCATGAACTCGCCCCTGCGCACTCCTCGTTGGAGGAGGTCTACACGGCCCTCGCCCGGGACGCCGCCGAATACACCACCCCCATGGCCACGGAGGTCCCGCGATGA
- a CDS encoding GPP34 family phosphoprotein — translation MTTAKDLFIVAMDPKRSVGQGDLSLALAGAELIDLIGAGAITVDGDRIMPGGQPTPDDRFMGEAAAGITHQEPYERIEDWLWRRGRDLSAAYQAALEENEELKPQRSGRSPFGSQRLEPVDTPARRRATDRWKEREPVLAALASVVGIDDERSDDEPGLDDEAVTTVLAAVHDAVMELEAVRQRRTIENAAFANLWRGP, via the coding sequence ATGACCACAGCGAAAGACCTGTTCATCGTCGCCATGGACCCGAAGCGTTCCGTGGGACAAGGCGACCTGTCCCTCGCACTCGCGGGAGCCGAGCTGATCGATCTCATCGGTGCGGGGGCCATCACCGTGGACGGCGACCGCATCATGCCGGGTGGACAGCCGACGCCGGACGACCGGTTCATGGGCGAGGCCGCGGCAGGAATCACCCATCAGGAGCCCTACGAGCGGATCGAGGACTGGCTGTGGCGCCGGGGCCGAGACCTCTCGGCCGCCTACCAGGCCGCCCTGGAGGAGAACGAGGAGCTCAAGCCGCAGCGAAGCGGCCGGTCGCCTTTCGGCTCGCAACGCCTGGAACCGGTCGACACGCCCGCGCGCCGCCGTGCCACCGACCGCTGGAAAGAGAGGGAACCCGTCCTGGCCGCCCTCGCCTCGGTCGTGGGCATCGACGACGAACGATCCGACGATGAGCCCGGCCTCGATGACGAGGCGGTGACGACCGTGCTGGCCGCCGTCCACGACGCGGTGATGGAGCTGGAGGCCGTACGCCAGCGGCGGACCATCGAAAACGCTGCCTTCGCCAACCTCTGGCGCGGACCGTGA
- a CDS encoding response regulator has protein sequence MTVRVVLADDQTVVRAGFRALLDLTDDLVVVAEAADGLQAVEAVRTTRPDVVLMDIRMPGIDGIEATRRIAADRTLDQVRVVVLTTYQVDEYVFEALRCGAAGFLIKDLEPDELRDALRTVAAGQSLLAPAVTRSVVEEFARLKAPEAAGAERLAPLTEREREVMALVAAGLTNEQIGRELIMSPLTAKTHVSRAMIKLDARDRAQLVVLAYETGLVRPGGR, from the coding sequence ATGACCGTGCGGGTGGTGCTCGCCGACGACCAGACCGTCGTACGGGCGGGTTTCCGCGCACTGCTCGACCTCACTGACGACCTGGTCGTGGTCGCCGAGGCGGCGGACGGCCTGCAAGCCGTCGAAGCGGTCCGCACCACCCGCCCGGACGTGGTCCTCATGGACATCCGCATGCCCGGAATCGACGGCATCGAGGCCACCCGCCGCATCGCCGCCGACCGTACGCTCGACCAGGTCAGAGTTGTCGTGCTGACCACGTACCAGGTGGACGAGTACGTCTTCGAGGCGCTGCGGTGCGGAGCGGCGGGGTTCCTCATCAAGGACTTGGAACCGGACGAGCTGCGCGATGCGCTCCGCACAGTCGCGGCCGGGCAGAGCCTGCTGGCGCCGGCGGTGACCCGGTCGGTGGTGGAGGAGTTCGCCCGCCTCAAGGCCCCCGAGGCGGCCGGCGCCGAGCGGCTGGCACCGCTGACGGAACGGGAGCGCGAGGTCATGGCGCTGGTCGCGGCGGGCCTGACCAACGAGCAGATCGGCAGGGAGCTGATCATGAGCCCGCTGACCGCGAAGACCCATGTCAGCCGCGCCATGATCAAGCTGGATGCCCGGGACCGGGCACAGCTCGTGGTCCTCGCGTACGAGACGGGACTCGTGCGGCCCGGCGGACGCTAG
- a CDS encoding ABC transporter permease subunit: MSTTDSLFKESAPRTARAALPEQIAYEGIKFRSVRSTIWTTVATAVVPVLGAVFVAASDSLQDDDTVLGGSLTLTVVAQMLAAVTGAILVTGEYSSGTIRTTLAANPRRTTVLAAKATVLAALTYGLALLSCTLAYVVGDALLPSGKYPAGQPWPALFGIAASFSVAALLGLALGTLVRHSAGAVTTVIGVLLLPSLFGPLFGDAQRWIAGLSPTATLEKLTQTSDASAEAVGSLGPWPSLALVSGYTVVLLLLAGTAFRRRDA, from the coding sequence ATGAGCACGACGGACAGCTTGTTCAAGGAGTCGGCGCCGCGCACTGCGCGCGCGGCGCTGCCGGAGCAGATCGCATACGAAGGGATCAAGTTCCGTAGCGTCCGCTCCACCATCTGGACTACGGTCGCCACGGCCGTGGTGCCCGTCCTGGGCGCTGTGTTCGTGGCGGCGAGCGACAGCCTTCAGGATGACGACACGGTGCTCGGCGGCAGTCTCACCCTCACCGTCGTCGCCCAGATGCTCGCCGCCGTGACCGGCGCAATCCTCGTCACCGGCGAGTACAGCAGCGGCACCATCCGCACCACGCTGGCCGCCAACCCAAGGCGCACCACGGTCCTGGCCGCCAAGGCGACGGTCCTCGCGGCCCTCACGTACGGCCTCGCCCTGCTGTCCTGCACCCTCGCCTACGTCGTCGGCGACGCGCTGCTGCCCTCCGGCAAGTACCCCGCCGGGCAGCCGTGGCCCGCGCTGTTCGGAATCGCCGCGTCGTTCTCGGTGGCGGCGCTGCTCGGGCTCGCGCTCGGCACCCTGGTGAGACACTCGGCGGGCGCCGTCACCACGGTGATCGGAGTGCTGTTGCTGCCCTCCTTGTTCGGCCCGCTGTTCGGGGACGCTCAGCGGTGGATCGCCGGTCTGTCGCCGACGGCCACGCTGGAGAAGCTGACCCAGACCTCGGACGCGAGCGCGGAGGCGGTCGGCAGCCTCGGCCCCTGGCCATCACTCGCTCTCGTCAGCGGATACACCGTGGTCCTGCTGCTGCTCGCCGGCACGGCATTCCGCCGACGGGACGCATGA
- a CDS encoding LysR family transcriptional regulator has product MEARHLRYAVALAEHEHFGRAAGALGIAQPPLSKQIADLEREVGARLFDRTRQGVFPTAAGEAFLARARRALEEIAAAAVDAGRAARGETGRLRLGFIASALLDPLPGVLSRFGRERPDVRLELHEMATSRSSTALVAGELDVAITLGPPRGAGAEHLVSVPIGHDHMIAVVSTAHPYAGQPSVSVAQLRQQPLIVSAGEDEPAVVAALHTLLGADSSALGGATFARDVHTIIGLAASGVGVGLGPSRMRALPRPGTRFCEVTPRTPLPDLVLSFAARDPSPVLRAFLDTIRDNCPDVGAALDDRLRLST; this is encoded by the coding sequence ATGGAAGCGCGACACCTGCGGTATGCGGTTGCCCTCGCCGAGCACGAACACTTCGGCCGGGCGGCCGGCGCGCTGGGCATCGCGCAGCCGCCGCTCTCCAAGCAGATCGCCGACCTGGAGCGCGAGGTCGGGGCCCGGCTCTTCGACCGCACACGCCAGGGGGTGTTCCCGACTGCCGCCGGCGAGGCGTTTCTCGCGCGGGCGCGCCGGGCGCTGGAGGAGATCGCGGCGGCCGCGGTCGACGCGGGCCGGGCCGCGCGCGGCGAGACGGGACGGCTACGCCTCGGCTTCATCGCCTCGGCGCTGCTCGACCCGCTGCCGGGCGTCCTGAGCCGGTTCGGCCGGGAACGCCCCGACGTGCGGCTGGAACTGCACGAGATGGCGACCAGCCGCAGCAGCACAGCTCTCGTCGCCGGGGAGCTGGACGTGGCCATCACTCTCGGCCCGCCACGGGGTGCCGGGGCCGAGCATCTCGTGTCCGTCCCGATCGGACACGATCACATGATCGCCGTGGTGAGTACGGCGCACCCTTATGCGGGTCAACCGTCGGTAAGCGTCGCCCAGTTGCGGCAACAGCCGCTGATCGTGTCGGCAGGCGAGGACGAACCCGCCGTCGTCGCCGCACTGCATACCCTGCTGGGCGCGGACTCATCGGCACTCGGCGGCGCGACCTTCGCGAGGGACGTGCACACGATCATCGGCCTCGCCGCCTCCGGCGTGGGCGTCGGCCTGGGGCCCTCCCGCATGAGGGCGCTCCCGCGCCCCGGGACCCGGTTCTGCGAGGTGACTCCGCGCACGCCCCTGCCCGATCTCGTCCTGTCCTTCGCGGCACGCGACCCCTCCCCGGTGCTGCGCGCCTTCCTCGACACCATCCGCGACAACTGCCCGGACGTCGGCGCCGCACTCGACGACCGGCTCCGCCTGTCTACCTGA